In Planococcus shixiaomingii, the DNA window AAAAGTTCAACCGCTCCCGCTTCCTCAGAGGCGATCAGGTCAAGGATTGAAACATCAAGCCCTTCCGGTTGGTTCATCACATGTTTGCTGCGGCGCACATTTTTGCGGTAGCGATCACGGAATGTGTTCATGCAAATCGTTGTCAGCCAAGCTTTTTCATGCTCCACCTTTTCAATCGACGCCTCATAGCGAACCACTTTCAGCCAAACTTCCTGCATCAAGTCTTCTGCTTCCGCCTTATTGCGCGTCAGTTTCAAGCATAAATGATAAATGTAGCGATTGTATTCTGAGTATAACTGTTCCATCTTTTGTTCCCCCGTCCGGTTTTCTTATTAACCTTATTGTGCCGGAAGATAAGCTTTCACGACATCGTCCCCACTTTCATTTTTCTTACAAAGATGTAATGTAGAAAAGCGCAGGCGCCTATTTAGCCCCGACAAGCGCTGGAGGCTGGCCGAACATGGCGTTTTTTGCCATGAGCGGCAAGACCGAAGCGACCTCGAGGGGCTGGGCGCCGGAGCTGGACAAAGAAAAGCGGAAACGGCCGTTTAGCTCCGACAAGCAAGAGATAGGCCAAAGGAAGTTTGGTCTATCTCTTTGCGACGAAGCAGCAAAGCGATGCAGGAGCAGCAGGGGTTTAAGACGTTCTGCCGAAGCGGCGCTTTTTGCCGCACAGGCAGAGCGGCTTACGACTCGAGGAGCTGGCCGTTGGAGTCTGGACAATGTAGAAAAGCGCAGGCGCCTAGAATAGAAAAAAAACTCCCTGTCTAAGACAAGGAGTTTTACGCAAATACTTCGCTATTTGTTTTCGTTATGGTCAACCGCACAATCCGGTTGCGGTCCATTTCGTTTATTTCAACGTGAAGGTTTTCGTAATCGAACTGTTCCCCTTCGTCCGGCACATGCCCCAATTGCTGCATGACAAATCCGGCAATTGTATCGTGGTCATTCGGTACGTTGACATGAAACATGTCATTAACATCTTCAATCTCCAAGCGGCCGTGGCAAGATAACTTATCTTCGGTCATTTCAAAAACCAGTTCTTCTTCATCAATATCGGTTTCATCTTCGATTTCCTGGCCGATCATTTCCTCAATAATGTCTTCATGCGTTACTATGCCTAATGTTCCGCCATACTCATCCAAGATAACTGCCATATGCTTTTTCTTGGACATCATTAATTTAAACACTTTTTCCACACTCACCGACTGAACGACGAACAGCGGATTGTCATCCATAAGTTCTGCTATTGTTAAATTCGGGTTCATCGACCATTCGATCAATTTTTTCGAATAAAACAACCCTACTACGTTATCCATGCTTTCTTCGTACACCGGATAACGCGTATAGGAAGATTCCAGAATCAAATCCCGCACTTCTTCATACGTACTATCAATCGAAATACCAACAATGTCCGTTCGGTGAGCCGACATGACATCCGAGACATCTTTGTTCGGGAAATCCAATACTCCCTTAATCCGCTCTGACTCTTCTTCTTCAAAAGTTCCCTCAGTCGACGCAATATCCACCATGGTCCGCAATTCTTCTTTCGAAATTGTCGCTTCTTTTACGGCACCTTTGGAGATAATGCGAATAAAGACATTGGTGAATTGTGACAGAAGCCAAGTAAGCGGTCTAAAGATAATGACAAGAAATGAAATGATCGGGAACACCAAATAAGCAACACGGTCTGAAAAAGTCGCCGCAATTGTTTTCGGCAAAACTTCGCCAAAAATGATGATGACGACAGTCAGCACCGCTGTTGCCAAGCCGACTTCCCAACCCCGAGTCAACGCAATGGTGGTTACGAGCGTTGGCATCATGATGTTCGCAATATTATTGCCGATTAATAAGGTAGTGATCATTCGGTCCGGCTTCGCTATCAGCTTTCGAAGGCGCTGTGATTTCAGATCGCCCTGCTCCGCGCGAAGATGGACCTTCATCCTGTTAACAGCAGTTAAAGCCGTTTCGCTTCCGGAAAAGAAAAACGACAAACATAAAAAAAATCCTAAGGCTATAAACAAATTGGTTCCCCCATTTATATTAAAGACGAAATTTTACGAACTCTTTCCGTAGTAAGCATTATAGCACATGGAATTTCCACGTGTCGAAAACCATAACTTGGTATGCTATAATTTTTTCATAATTAAAAATTAGAGAAGCGAGGTACAGTACATGAATGCACAAGCAATAGACACTTATTTCAAAGATCATCGCGAAGATCACTTAGAAGAACTGAAAACGTTCTTGCGCATCCCATCCATCAGCTCTCTTTCAGAGCACAAAACCGATGTCCGGAATGCTGCGGAGTGGCTCAAGGAAGCCATGGAAAAAGCCGGGTTGGAGAATGTCAAAGTTGATGAAACCGCTGGCCACCCGGTGGTCTATGCAGACTGGCTGCACGCTGAAGGCAAGCCGACAGTTTTAGTGTACGGCCATTACGACGTCCAGCCGGTGGACCCGCTTCATTTATGGGAAACAGCTCCTTTTGATCCACAAGTGCGCGACAATAAGCTTTATGCCCGTGGCGCAAGCGATGATAAAGGCCAAACATTCATGCACGTTAAAGCTGTAGAAGCCTTGCTTCAATTAAACGGCGAACTTCCGGTGAACATGAAATTCATTATTGAAGGCGAAGAGGAAATTGGCAGTCCGAACCTCCCTGTCTATGTACAAGAGAACCAGGAATTATTGAAAGCTGATTTGATTGTCATTTCGGATACTGGGATGCAAGGTCCGGGTCGCCCGGCAGTCTGCTACGGACTTCGCGGTTTGGCCGGCATCCAGATCGACCTCAAAGGTCCGAAAGGCGATTTGCACTCCGGCTTATACGGCGGCGCAGTGCAAAATCCATTGCACGCCATCTCTCAAATTTTAGCTTCTTTCCATGACAAAGACGGCGCTGTAACCGTAGATGGCTTTTACGACAACCTCGTGCCTGTATCGGACGAAGAACGCGCCGAGTTCGCTGCTCTGCCATTTGATTTGGAAGAAGAGAAAAAAGCGCTTGGCATTACAGAAGACTTCGGCGAGAAAGGCTATTCTTTCATTGAACGGACTTGGATCCGCCCGACTTTGGAAATCAACGGCATCACTGGCGGCTTTTCAGGCGAGGGCATCAAAACGGTCCTGCCAGCTGAAGCCAGCGCGAAAATCACCTGCCGCCTTGTGCCGGGCCAAGACCCCGACGACATCGTCGCAAAATTGAAAGCGCATGTCGAAAGCCATAAACCGGCTGGCGTGACTGTTGAAGTTTCCGAGTTCGATAAAGGGAAACCGTTCCTGACTCCATACGATCACCCGGCAATCCAAGCAGCTGGACGGTCATATGAAAAAGTATATAACGTTCCTACTGCTTTCACTCGCATGGGCGGATCGATTCCAATCGTCGCGGCATTCGATGACATTCTCGGACTGCCCGTTGTTTTGATGGGCTTCGGTCTATCTTCTGAAAACTTCCATGCACCAAACGAACACTTCCACCTTGAAAACTTTGACCAAGGACTTCGCGTCATCAGCGATTACTTGTTCGAAGCTTCTAATTTGTAAATAAACCATGCCATTCCGATATTCGGGATGGCTTTTTTGATTGGAATAAAGTTTATGGGCGGTTGTCCGCAGTTTATGATCACTCGAGGAGAGTTTATGATCACTTAGGCAGGGTTTATGATCCCTTGGGGAAGGTTTGTGAGCACTTAAGCAAGATTTATGATCACTCAATGAGTGTTTATGATCACTTCAGCCAAAACGGCTTCTTTGCCAACTTCCCTTCTATACGGCTCACCCATTTCCCTCTCCAAACACCCAGTCCATTCACTCTTTAGCCCTTCCTTTCTCTTCTATAAACTGCTTTAATTACAGTAACAAAGCATTTAGGAGGCCCTTAATGATTATTTATTGGATTGCATCCTACCTTATCGGGAATTTATTGACGGCTTGGTGGGTAGGTAAATGGAAAGGCGTCGATTTGCGAAATGAATTGAGCGGCAACTTAGGCGCACGCAATGCCGGGGCCGTCATCGGAAAATCCGCTTTTTTGCTTACATTTTTAGGGGATGCCGGCAAGTCGGCATTTGTCGTCTGGCTCGGATTTTATTTTCAGTTTGAGTTATGGGTAATTTCAGTCGCGGGGCTTTTGGTAATTTGCGGGCATTTGTTTCCTCTATGGCTAAAAGGACGGGGCGGAAAAGGCATCGCTTCGTTTATCGGGGTAACTTTGTTTTTGACTCCTTGGCTTTTTCTAGTCATGTTCATCGTCTTTGCAGTGTTTTTGCCGATTGTCAGAAGTGCGACTTTGACAATGCTTTTTAGTTATCTCGCATTTATAGTAGCTGCGGTTTTCTGGCACCAGCTGGAATGGGCATGGCCGCTTATTCTTGCCATTGTCTTCATTTTAATCAGACACCAAAAAGATTTGCGTGAATCGTTCGAGAATCGTTTTTCTAAAGCATAATATTATTCATTTTTTAATAGTATTTTTGCATAGTTCACCTTTATAGGTCTTTCTATTGTATATGCTGTCGACGTAATGCTATACATGGTATAGTTTTGTTATTCAAAATATATTTAAGATAGGATGTTGTTGATGAAGAAGCCAATCGCTTGGATTTTAGACAGTACGGCATACGTAACCGAAGAATTTAAAGCTCATCCGGATGTCTATGTAGTTCCTCTGAATCTGCATTTCGGTATGGAAGAATTTGTCGACGGAGTGGATTTATCGAATGAGCAATTGTATCAGCGCATTAAAGCGGCTCCTGAGTTCCCGAAAACGTCCCAGCCTTCTGCGGGAAAATTCGCCGAACTTTACGAAAAGCTTAAAGAAGAATACGAATGCGGCATTGCCGTCCACGCTTCTGCTAAACTGAGCGGTACGATCGCTTCTTCGGTTTCAGGCGCCGAAATGAGTGGCTTCAAGGTATACGCCATCGATTCTATGGCTCTATCATACGGATTGTCAGGTCTCCTTGAAAGAGGTTTGGAATTGGCAGCGCAGGGACTTGAAGCAGAAGCAATTGCACATCAATTAGAAACCGAAACCACTAATTTCCGCAATTACATTCTGATCGGCAATTTGACCCAGCTTTATAAAGGCGGCCGGATGAGCGGAGCACAGTATTACATCGGCAGCTTGCTGCAAGTTAAGCCGATCGTCCAGCTTACTCCAGAAGGCGAACTGGCACCGATCGATAAAGTCCGCTCTCATAAAAAAGCCGTCCAGTATTTATTGAACCATGTACAAAAAGACTTTGAAGAATACGGAGTGGGTTATTTCCAAGTTATCCATGCCAACATTCCAACTGAAGCAGAAAGAATAAAACAAGAAATACAGAAACTGGCTCCACAAGCAAATGTGTTAGTTGGCAACATCAGTTCTTCCCTAGCGGTGCATGCCGGTGAAGGAACGCTTGCACTGATGTGGAGAAAGCCGCCGCAATAAAGCGAAACTGCATGCCATGGGTTATCCTTTTTCAACTTGCAGGTGAATTGATCAACTTTATGCCACGGCTCCCGCTTTTATCAGCGGGAGTTTTTTTGAGCATTTTCAAAACTTGTTATTAACTTTTTTTCCAGTATTTTCTTCTATTTTCGCTTCACCTTAGCCTCTCCTATACTAACTTTTCCCCTCTAGTCTGCTACAATAGAGAAAGAATAAGGTGTGAGGTGGATTTAATGCAGCATGTAGAACGAGAACTTACAGAACGCGTAATGCTTTGTGATGCAAAAGGCCAATTAAATCCTAACGCCATCGGCTTTGCAAGAGAGCCGCTAATCGAATGTAACTTGCGGGGAAATTTCCTCCGAAAGAAAAAGTGGAATTATTGGTGTGTTTTCGGAGAAGAACTCATGTTTTCAGCCACAATTAGCCACTTGGATTACGCGACAGTATGCAACGTGTATTTCTTAAATTATGAAACGTTGCGATTTCAGGAAAAAACAGTAATGCTTCCTTTTACCCGTCAACTGAAGCTTCCAGGACAAGTATTGGAAAGCAGTTTTTTCCGGCACGACGACATGGCCATAAAATTTGATTACAGCCAAAATAAAACACATATCACGGTAACGATAGAAGATTTTGAAGGTGAATCGCTGCAAGCGGACTTGGAAGTGCTTCATCCAGAAACGCACGATTCCTTGAATGTCGTTATCCCTTGGAACCGGCAGACATTCCAATTTACCGGAAAGCATCTGTCCCTCCCGACTTCCGGATCGGTCAAAATCGGCTCTCAGCGGTTTGAATTCGACGCGGATGACAGTTACGCCATTTTGGATTACGGAAGAGGCGTTTGGCCAAGGGAAACTTCATGGAATTGGGCCATGGCGTCACAGCGCTTCCATGGAAAAGTTATCGGATTAAATTTTGGCGGCAAATGGACGGATGGAACCGGCATGACGGAAAACGCCTTTTTTATCAACGGCAAAATGACGAAAATCCACGAAGATGTTCTGTTCCGGTACAATCGGGAAAATTTCAAAGAACCATGGTTGATCCATACGAAATTCTCCGATGACGTGAAGCTAACGTTTATTCCTTTTTTCGAACGAATTTCCAAAACCGATGTCCGGCTCGTTAAATCTGAAGTTCATCAACTTTTTGGCTATTATAACGGTTATGTCCGCGAGCCTGACGGAAAAAAGATCAAGATTCTCCAAATGCTTGGAGCAATCGAAGAACATCATGCAAAATGGTAAAAAGAGGCGCCTATACGGCGCCTCTTTTTCATGGGAATTTTGTCAGCATTATTTCGGGGTAATTTGTGATTATCCCATGTATACCGATATGTTGGAGTTCATCCGCATATTGAAGGTCATTGACAGTGTAGACATAGACAATCGCCCCTTTTCTGAGAGCATCGGTGGCGGTTTTTCGGAACGCGGAAGGCAGCGACATGTGAATGCGATTAGTGCCGATAACACGCGCGTAATCGTAAACATCAACTAAGACTTGCAGCGTTATGATGGCCGCTTCAACGGATGTTTCCCGGCAAACTTTTTGGATGTCTTCGTGATTGAAAGAAGACAAAATCAGCCGGTCCATCATACCCCGCTTTTCTGCCACTGCAATCACTTTGTCCACTAGCTTTTCATGCGGAAAAAGATCCGTTCTCAATTCGATATTCAGACGATGATCCGTTTCTTCGAATACCTCCAACACTTCATCAAGTGTCGGTATTTCTTCTCCTTGCCATTCAGAAGAAAACCAAGATCCGCAGTCCAATTCTTTCAATTCTTCAAGCGTCTTGTCTTTTAGATAGCCTGTTCCATTTGTCGTGCGCTCTAGTCTCTCATCGTGGAAGACGACAACTTTCCCATCTTTTGATAGCTGTACATTTATTACCACACCGGTAATTGGCAGCTCAGCTGCTGCCCGGAAAGCAGCGAGGGTATTTTCAGGATAGGTGCCTGAACTTCCTCTATTTGCGTAAATTCTCATGAAATAAAATACCTCCTAAATGTCAGTGCGAATTTCCCAAAGTTCCGGGAAGAAATATTGTTCGAGCACTCTTTTTAAATAATGGACACCGGAAGATCCGCCAGTTCCTTGCTTGAATCCGATAATGCGTTCTACCGTCTTCATATGGCGGAAACGCCATTGCTGAAGCCAATCTTCAATATCCATTAATTTTTCGGCCAGTTGGTACAACTCCCAATGCGTTTCCACGTCCCGGTATACTGTTTTCCATGCTTCCCGGACGCTTTCGTTCGATTCGTAAACGGTGGAAATATCGCGGTTCAGCACTTTTGCATCGATGGCAAATCCACTGCGATGCAGTTTTTGGATTGTGGCATCGTATAATCCCGGTTTCTGAAAAGCTTCTAACAGCTCTTTGTGAAGCGTTTCGTCTTTTTCATAAATTTTTAGGACATGTTTAGTTTTATACCCTAAAGCGAACTCAATCATGCGGTATTGATAAGATTGAAACCCGCTGGAATTTCCGAGATCATTGCGGAACTCCATGTACTCTGCAGGCGTCATCGTCGCCAATACATCCCAGCCTTGGATAATCTGCGACTGGATTTTAGAAACGCGCGCCAATTCCTTAAAAGCAGGCTGCAGATCGTCCTCATTGATGTGCTTAATAGCGGCGTTCAGTTCATGCAAAATCAGCTTCATCCACAATTCGGATACTTGGTGGATGATAATGAAAAGCGTTTCGTCGTGATGCCCGCTGACCCCGTCTTGTGCCGACAACAGCTGGTCCAAATGCAAATATTCACCATACGTCATGCTTTCCTTAAAATCAGTCCGTATATTTTTTTCCGACGCAGCAGCAATATTTTGACCGTTTGTGTAGTTGTTCATAGGAAAACTCCATTCAGGCTCTGCTTGGGCTATTCTCTTCTATCAACTAGGCTAGGCTTTTCTTGAAAAATTCTCCAGCAAGCGACTTTAATCATTCTCTGTTTTCATTTCATGCCGCTAAATAGATGGTTATGTAATCTTCATTACAACGGTAGGACATCACAGAAAAGAAAAACACATTAAAACATTAAGAACAAATCAATTCGACAAAAACCGCAGAAAGTATAGCCATTTTACAGAACTTCGAAAAAGACTATTAACAAAATCAAAAGATTGAAAAAGCGAAAAGCGGGAATAATTACCTTAAATACATCAGCGAAAGGATGAGAGCCATGAGTTGCAAAAAGTCTTCTATCATGACTGCTTTACTTCTCTCCTCTACACTGGCGCTTGCTGCTTGCGGCGGCAGCGATGAAGTTACAGAACCTATCCAAAACGATGCAGCAACCGACCCGAATAAGAGCAACGCGGATGCAGCTACTAGCGGCGGTATTGACAGCAAAAATGTGGGAGGAAAAACATTCGGCTTCACGGATTTTGAAATGAGTGTCGATTACCCTGACCAGGATGACGCCATTGAAGTCAGCTATGAGGAAGACCGCGAAAAAGTTGAAGCTGAATATACGAACAAGTTCGAAAAACTGGAATTAAAAGGAAACGACGCCTGGAATGAGATGGAGACAGCGTTTTTGAATATGGAGCTGCAGCCTGACATGACAAACGAAGATGTTATTCCTCAGGTGGTTGAAGCTTTCGGTTTGAAAGAAGGCTATAGCAACATTGAAATCGACGTGCAGTACCAAGGTGGCGAAGACAAGGAATACCAGGCTTCCGGAAATTAAATTCTTAAAGGAAACCACCTGACTGACGGGTGGTTTTCATTTTAACCTTCTTCTTTCCGCTTCCAATATTCGATTGTGTTTATCGGTAAGAACCCTGCTTTTTCATATACGCGAATTGCCTCATTTGTCGTGTCAACATCGAGCAGCACTTGATTTTTCCCTTCCAAAAAAGCATGGTAGCGGCACCAGCGCAGGAATGCCTGGCCGTAACCTTTCCCTTGCTCTTTCGGATCTACGGCAAAAGAGGTAACCCACAAGACATCTTCTTCCGAAATGAATGCTGCAGTCGCAGTAATCCGGCCGTCTTTTTTCATCAGCCAAATATCACGACCCGCTTCCTCAATATTATGTGCCAGGAACGGCACCACTTCCTCATCAAAAGCCGCCACTAGAAGCGCTGTCAACTCGGCTTGTTCTCCGCCATAGGGCATAAACGACAAACCTTCCGGCAATTCTTCGGACTCGAGTGCTGGTGCTCCAAGTAGTATTTCCTTAAAATCAGCCCCATATCCCAAGCTTTCCAGAAAGGCTGAGGCGTTTTTGTCTTCAATCAATACGGCTAATTCACTTTCAGCTTCTCGCTGCCGCAGCCCAAAACTGACTCCATCAGCAAGTGCCGTGCCGATGCCCTTCCGGCGGAAATCCGGATGGACGATAGCTGACCATTCATAATGGTGAAGCCCCATGATATCAAGGCATGTCGCAAACCCAATCAAATCGCCATTTTCAGCATATGCCAAAACTGCAAACCCTTTGGCGTCGGACTTTTGCCAGACTGGCGCATTCAGCACCGTATTATAGTCTATTGGAAATTCTCCGAGAAGGTTGTGCATATCACGAGCTATTTCTTTATCAAGCGGAAACGAATCAATCGACAGGGATACATTCATTGTGCGCCTTCCTTTCCATTTTTATATTATCGTAACACACCGGAGCGGACTTCGACGACGTTTGCAGATGCCGGAAACTTATTTTCCCCATAAGAAAACTGCCTTTGAATTCAAAGGCAGCCCTCTTTGTTTTATTATAATTTAGCATCTGCCAGCATCGTTGCATACAATCCGCCGCGCTTCAGCAATTCTTCTTGCGTTCCGGATTCCACCAGTTCGCCCAGTTCCATCACCATCACCAAATCCGCTTGGCGGACTGTGTTCAGCCGATGGGCAATAACGAAGCTCGTGCGCCCTTTCATTAGCCGCTCCAAAGCTTCCTGGATTTTCAGCTCTGTAACCGTATCGATGGAGCTTGTCGCTTCATCAAGCAGCAAGATAACCGGATCCGCAATCAGCGCCCTCGCAATCGACAGCAATTGCTTCTGCCCCTGGCTGATCATCGAGCCGTCGCCTGAAAGGATGGTATCGTAGCCGTTCGGCAGTTTCTCGATAAAGTCATGGGCATTGGCTTTTTTAGCCGCTTCCACCACTTCTTCATCAGTCGCATCCAAATGACCATAACGGATGTTATCCCTCACTGTCGCCTCAAACAAGAAAGGATCTTGTAAAACGAAAGCAATCTGTTTCCGCAGCGTTTTGCGCGGCATCGATGCAATCGGTGTACCGTCCAACTGGATTTCGCCTTCGTTAGCATCATAAAAACGCGCGAGCAGCTGCATGATGGTCGTTTTCCCCGCCCCGGTCGCTCCAACCAGTGCGGCTGTTTGGCCAACGCCTACTGTAAAACTGACATTTCGGATCGTCCAGTCTTCTTCAGCGCCTTCGTATTTAAAAGAGACGTCATCAAAAACGACATGGCCGCGAAGTTCCTTATCCGCATTCTCGACTTGGTCATCATGCTCTTCTTCTTCTCCCATAATCGCAAATACGCGTTCCGCACCCGCAATAGCGGACAATACGGTATTGAACTGGTTAGCCAAATCATTCAATGGGCGGGTGAACTGGCGGGCGTATTCAGTAAAAATAACGATCACACCAATTGAAACCGAACCGTTCAGCGCCAGCACCCCGCCAACACCGGCAACTATCGCAAAGCTCGCATTGTTCAGGAAGTTCATCACTTTTGGAATGAATCCTGAATAAGTCCAAGCCCAAAAGCCAGTGTTGCGCAAACGTTCGCTTTTGATGATAAATTCTTCCATAACCCTTGGCTCTTGCGAAAACGCTTTGACAATTTTCTGGCCGGAGATCGTTTCTTCGATATAGCCGTTCAATTCACCGATTGCTTGCTGCTGTTTCTTATACAATCTTCCGGTACGTTTCGTAATCCATTGCATTGAAATGTACATGAGCGGAATGATAACAAGCGTCAGCACAGTCAGCAACGGGCTTAGCATCAGCATGACAACAGCTGTTCCAACTAAAGTCAGAATGCTTGAAAACACTTGAATAAACGAGCTGTTTAACGTCGATGATACGTTTTCAATATCGTTCGTCATCCGGCTCATCAATTCACCGTGCTGCCGCTTATCGAAAAAAGTGACAGGCAAGCGCTGCAAATGTTCAAATAGTCCAGTCCTCATTCGATAAATAACTTGCTGAGCGATTCCTACCATCCAGTAGTTCTGTAGATATAGCGACAATGAATACCCGGCATAAACTACGATCAACCATGAAATGATGATGCCCATACCGCTAAAATTCTGCGGCACGATATACTGGTCAATGATATGGCCGATAAGATACGGACCTAGCAAGGCGAGTGCTGAACTGACCAACACAAGAGCGAGCACGGTAACTAAAAGAAAACGATGTTCATCGACAAGTTTCCATATCCGCAGCAGCGTCGACTTCCAGTTTTCCGCTCGCTCTGTTTTTTTCTCCGTATTTTTCTTTAAATCTTCTTTTTTTATAACCTGTTCATAGCCAAAAGGTCGGCGGATGGCATCAAACATATTCGTCCACCTCCTCTTCTTGTTGGGAAAGCGCAATTTGCCTGTACAATTCGGAGTGCTTCATAAGGTCGTCATGCGTGCCATAAGCTGAGATCTCCCCTTCTTCCATGAGCAAGATGCGATCAGCTTTTTTCGCTGTCCTGATTTTTTGGGTGACCACAAGCATCGTCGCTTTTTCGCTTTCGAGCGCTTCCCAAAGCGCTGCTTCGGTTTTCACATCCAGTGCACTGGTGCTGTCATCCAAAATGAGAACCGAAGGCTTGCGAACGAGTGCGCGCGCAATAGATAAGCGCTGTTTTTGGCCGCCAGACAAATTAACGCCTTTTTGGCCAACCCGAGTGCTATAGCCTTTCGGGAACCGCTCAACCGTATGATGAATTTGAGCTTTCTGGGCAGCAAAAGCCAGTTCGTCTTGCACCGCTTGTTCTTTGCCCCACGACAAATTATCGGAAATCGTTCCTGTAAAAAGAAGCGATTGCTGTGGTACGACGCCGATTGTTTTTCGCAGCGCCCGCAACGACCAGCTCTTGACGTCGCGTCCATGCACCAAAACGGTACCTTCCGTTGCATCGTAAAACCTTGGAATCAACTGCAGCAAGGATGATTTTCCGGATCCCGTTGCTCCCATAATGGCCAATTTTTCATTGGGCTTCATTCGGAACGAAATGTTTTTCAACACTTTACGGTTTGTTTCAGGATAGGCAAACGAAACATTTTCAAATACAATTTCTCCTCGGCGGACCACATGCGCTTCCCCTTGTTCCTCTTTTTCACGGACATCTTCCGCAAGCAGCACTTCTTCAATTCTTTCCGAAGAAGCTTTGGCACGGGCGAACGCCATAATGATGAAAGAGAACATGGAAAAAGCACCTGTCATGCGCATAGCGTAATTGACAATGGCCACCAGTTCACCAATTTGCGCACTGCCGGTTTGAATGTGTGAAGCTCCAAACCATAGCACTGCCAGCAACGAAATATTC includes these proteins:
- a CDS encoding ABC transporter ATP-binding protein, whose translation is MKTVFSYAKPYKGYIVFALFLMLLELTVELMQPFVIAKIVDDGIVAGDQDRIIQLGIVLLGLSIIALASGIINSYYASHVSMSFSFDLRRVLYGRVQSFSLATFNKFPASGLITRLTSDVNLVQQVLFMGLRIMLRAPLLVLGSMVMAFVVNAELAVYLVIVFPVLLIFLYVMVLKGVARFSFVQKRLDRVNRLIQENLQAVRLVKAYLRGNYEASRFSEVADSLKIDTVKAFRIMEIILPVLLFVMNISLLAVLWFGASHIQTGSAQIGELVAIVNYAMRMTGAFSMFSFIIMAFARAKASSERIEEVLLAEDVREKEEQGEAHVVRRGEIVFENVSFAYPETNRKVLKNISFRMKPNEKLAIMGATGSGKSSLLQLIPRFYDATEGTVLVHGRDVKSWSLRALRKTIGVVPQQSLLFTGTISDNLSWGKEQAVQDELAFAAQKAQIHHTVERFPKGYSTRVGQKGVNLSGGQKQRLSIARALVRKPSVLILDDSTSALDVKTEAALWEALESEKATMLVVTQKIRTAKKADRILLMEEGEISAYGTHDDLMKHSELYRQIALSQQEEEVDEYV
- a CDS encoding ABC transporter ATP-binding protein; translation: MFDAIRRPFGYEQVIKKEDLKKNTEKKTERAENWKSTLLRIWKLVDEHRFLLVTVLALVLVSSALALLGPYLIGHIIDQYIVPQNFSGMGIIISWLIVVYAGYSLSLYLQNYWMVGIAQQVIYRMRTGLFEHLQRLPVTFFDKRQHGELMSRMTNDIENVSSTLNSSFIQVFSSILTLVGTAVVMLMLSPLLTVLTLVIIPLMYISMQWITKRTGRLYKKQQQAIGELNGYIEETISGQKIVKAFSQEPRVMEEFIIKSERLRNTGFWAWTYSGFIPKVMNFLNNASFAIVAGVGGVLALNGSVSIGVIVIFTEYARQFTRPLNDLANQFNTVLSAIAGAERVFAIMGEEEEHDDQVENADKELRGHVVFDDVSFKYEGAEEDWTIRNVSFTVGVGQTAALVGATGAGKTTIMQLLARFYDANEGEIQLDGTPIASMPRKTLRKQIAFVLQDPFLFEATVRDNIRYGHLDATDEEVVEAAKKANAHDFIEKLPNGYDTILSGDGSMISQGQKQLLSIARALIADPVILLLDEATSSIDTVTELKIQEALERLMKGRTSFVIAHRLNTVRQADLVMVMELGELVESGTQEELLKRGGLYATMLADAKL
- a CDS encoding GNAT family N-acetyltransferase, translated to MNVSLSIDSFPLDKEIARDMHNLLGEFPIDYNTVLNAPVWQKSDAKGFAVLAYAENGDLIGFATCLDIMGLHHYEWSAIVHPDFRRKGIGTALADGVSFGLRQREAESELAVLIEDKNASAFLESLGYGADFKEILLGAPALESEELPEGLSFMPYGGEQAELTALLVAAFDEEVVPFLAHNIEEAGRDIWLMKKDGRITATAAFISEEDVLWVTSFAVDPKEQGKGYGQAFLRWCRYHAFLEGKNQVLLDVDTTNEAIRVYEKAGFLPINTIEYWKRKEEG